AGCAGGTATGCATATAAGATCTATTGCACTGGGGGCAACATAGCCTCTCGCTATTGCGATTGCTTTTACTGCCTGATTCACAGCTCCTGCGCCTATCGCTTGTAGTTCTGCTCTACCCTTTTCTCTTATTGTGTTTGCAAGGGCACCTGCTACGGCATTTGGATTTGATTTAGCACTGACTTTTAGTTCTGACATGCTATGACCTCCTTTTGTAAGTAGCGTTAAGTTTTAATATGAACGCTATAATATTAATTTTCATAAAATTAATACCTCTTTGTCAAGTGGTATCTTAAACCTTGAACCTCTTAATTTCTTCAGATATATTATTTGTGCCCTTCACGATTGTATCAGATATCTCCTTA
This Thermodesulfobium sp. 4217-1 DNA region includes the following protein-coding sequences:
- a CDS encoding stage V sporulation protein S, which gives rise to MSELKVSAKSNPNAVAGALANTIREKGRAELQAIGAGAVNQAVKAIAIARGYVAPSAIDLICIPAFADVEIQGEAKTAVKLIVEPRRPQA